One stretch of Amycolatopsis tolypomycina DNA includes these proteins:
- a CDS encoding spore photoproduct lyase family protein: MTDAALEREKLLAPSRIYVEPAAAELPRGRQVLDRFPGATVVEVDSHWRIPELHGDETNVRRWVRIKREALVLGVKKSLTARPNGRSADFIAPSTANGCAMACAYCYVPRRKGYSNPITVFANIEQITGYLTRHIARRGPKTEPNQCDPAAWVYDLGENSDCSVDALVSDNVADLIGLFAGQPTAKASFATKYVNRGLLDLAPRGRARVRFSLMPERPAKLLDLRTSPIPDRLRALDDFVAAGYEVHVNFSPVVVHDGWQADWTRLLQDLGDATNDVTKAQLAAEVIMLTHHRGLHEVNLGWHPKAEQVLWRPDLQETKRSESGGVNIRYRAGYKRARLDELLELIARHAPYLRVRYAF; the protein is encoded by the coding sequence GTGACAGACGCCGCCCTCGAGCGGGAGAAGCTGCTGGCGCCGTCACGCATCTACGTCGAGCCCGCCGCCGCCGAGCTCCCCCGCGGGCGCCAGGTGCTCGACCGCTTCCCCGGCGCCACCGTCGTCGAAGTCGACAGCCACTGGCGCATCCCCGAACTCCACGGCGACGAGACGAACGTCCGCCGCTGGGTGCGCATCAAGCGCGAAGCCCTCGTCCTGGGCGTCAAGAAGTCGCTGACGGCCCGGCCCAACGGCCGCTCCGCCGACTTCATCGCCCCGTCGACGGCCAACGGCTGCGCGATGGCGTGCGCCTACTGCTACGTGCCCCGCCGCAAGGGCTACTCCAACCCGATCACCGTCTTCGCCAACATCGAGCAGATCACCGGATACCTGACCCGCCACATCGCCCGGCGGGGTCCCAAGACCGAGCCGAACCAGTGCGACCCGGCCGCGTGGGTCTACGACCTCGGCGAAAACTCCGACTGCTCGGTCGACGCCCTCGTCAGCGACAACGTCGCGGACCTGATCGGCCTGTTCGCCGGGCAGCCGACGGCGAAGGCGTCCTTCGCCACGAAGTACGTCAACCGCGGGTTGCTGGACCTCGCCCCGCGAGGACGCGCGCGCGTCCGCTTCTCGCTGATGCCCGAACGCCCCGCCAAGCTGCTGGACCTGCGGACCAGCCCGATCCCCGACCGGCTGCGCGCGCTCGACGACTTCGTCGCCGCCGGGTACGAGGTGCACGTCAACTTCAGCCCCGTCGTCGTCCACGACGGGTGGCAGGCCGACTGGACCCGGCTGCTGCAGGACCTCGGCGACGCCACGAACGACGTCACCAAGGCCCAGCTGGCCGCGGAGGTGATCATGCTGACGCACCACCGCGGCCTGCACGAGGTCAACCTCGGCTGGCACCCGAAGGCGGAGCAGGTCCTGTGGCGGCCGGACCTGCAGGAGACCAAGCGCAGCGAGAGCGGCGGCGTGAACATCCGCTACCGCGCCGGGTACAAGCGGGCCCGGCTCGACGAGCTGCTGGAGCTGATCGCCCGCCACGCCCCCTACCTGCGCGTCCGGTACGCGTTCTAG